The Prosthecobacter dejongeii genome contains a region encoding:
- a CDS encoding DUF1552 domain-containing protein — translation MSKILSRRTVLRGLGATVALPFLEAMQPRAARAAAAVKAPTRMGFLFMPNGVREDRWTPEGLGTDFKLSPILSPLEAHRKDITVLTGLGNRASLAGDGHYAKTANWLTGTPIAKTTGKDLHCGISVDQVLAKEKGYLTRFPSLELGTEPIMSGVDRNVNYTMLYGSHIAWRTPTSPIPAEINPRFVFDRLFREDAAQRQASAEENKSVLDLVLADAKSLRAKVGKEDQQRLDEYLESLRHIERRIDADIARVASGENLDPAAKEATARLDKRIAEAMTANPKDAGSRLRLDHTEHCRLMLDLMALSFQTDSTRTSTFMFGWAVSGKNFSFLPGVEGGHHQLSHHEGKADKLDAYEKINRWHIEQYSYLIDKLKSIKEGEGNLLDNSLILFGSSIRDGNKHDPRNLPLVLAGHGGGVKGGQHVVAAKDTPLCNLYTGMLNRAGVETPSFGDSSGILEV, via the coding sequence ATGTCCAAAATCCTTTCCCGTCGAACTGTCTTGCGTGGCCTGGGGGCCACGGTGGCGCTGCCTTTTCTGGAGGCGATGCAGCCACGTGCGGCGCGGGCAGCAGCGGCGGTGAAGGCGCCTACGCGCATGGGCTTCCTGTTCATGCCGAATGGGGTGCGGGAGGATCGCTGGACGCCGGAGGGGCTGGGGACGGACTTTAAATTATCGCCCATTTTGAGCCCGCTGGAGGCGCACCGGAAGGACATCACCGTGCTGACGGGCCTGGGCAACCGCGCCTCGTTGGCCGGGGACGGACACTATGCGAAGACGGCGAACTGGCTCACGGGCACGCCTATCGCCAAGACGACGGGCAAGGACCTGCACTGCGGCATCTCCGTGGATCAGGTGCTGGCCAAGGAAAAAGGTTACCTCACGCGCTTCCCCTCCCTGGAACTAGGCACGGAGCCGATCATGAGCGGGGTGGATCGCAATGTAAACTACACCATGCTCTACGGCAGCCACATCGCCTGGCGCACGCCCACCAGCCCCATCCCGGCGGAGATCAATCCGCGCTTCGTCTTTGACCGCCTGTTCCGCGAGGATGCCGCGCAGCGCCAAGCGAGTGCCGAGGAAAACAAAAGCGTGCTGGACCTGGTGCTGGCCGATGCCAAATCCCTGCGCGCGAAGGTGGGCAAGGAGGACCAGCAGCGCCTGGACGAATACCTGGAAAGCCTGCGCCACATCGAGCGCCGGATTGATGCCGACATCGCCCGCGTGGCCAGTGGGGAAAACCTGGACCCAGCGGCCAAGGAGGCCACGGCACGCTTGGACAAACGCATCGCTGAGGCCATGACCGCCAACCCCAAGGACGCGGGCTCCCGCCTGCGGCTGGACCACACGGAGCACTGCCGCCTGATGCTGGACCTCATGGCGCTGTCCTTCCAGACAGACAGCACCCGCACCAGCACCTTCATGTTTGGCTGGGCGGTGAGTGGCAAGAATTTCTCCTTCCTTCCGGGCGTGGAGGGCGGCCACCACCAGCTCTCCCATCACGAGGGCAAGGCGGACAAACTGGACGCTTACGAGAAGATCAACCGCTGGCACATCGAGCAGTATAGTTACCTCATCGACAAGCTGAAGAGCATCAAAGAAGGTGAGGGCAACCTGTTGGATAACAGCCTCATCCTCTTTGGCTCCAGCATCCGCGATGGCAACAAGCACGACCCTCGCAACCTCCCGCTCGTCCTCGCCGGTCATGGTGGAGGCGTGAAAGGCGGCCAGCATGTGGTGGCGGCCAAGGACACTCCCCTGTGCAATCTCTACACCGGCATGCTGAACCGCGCCGGCGTGGAAACACCCTCCTTCGGCGACAGCTCCGGCATCCTGGAGGTGTGA
- a CDS encoding polysaccharide deacetylase family protein, with protein sequence MSTPALRNCAFCLLAPILFFALLPTGSVCGAGEKTAPANPNPPPLEKAGLVLTFDDRNFDDWLAALPLFDQYGVKATFFISGPIDEKALAACRQLIAHGHAIGSHSVHHLKAVDYVREHSIEDYLRHEVQPQLDAWQAAGISVTSFAFPSSSSDAATETALLKIFRHLRIGGPMAPGDRLSDRDPFFTPIAQVPTRGALPSKGIDYAPTREDRTYDQLDAALTRTATRGEILTLYAHGIRNIGGKGHFITPQALEHLFLKARELKLAFYTFDQLPEVLEP encoded by the coding sequence ATGTCCACCCCTGCCCTGCGGAACTGCGCCTTCTGCCTCCTCGCGCCGATTTTATTCTTCGCGCTGCTACCCACGGGGTCCGTTTGCGGGGCTGGGGAGAAAACCGCCCCCGCCAACCCCAATCCACCCCCTCTGGAAAAAGCTGGCCTCGTCCTCACCTTTGATGACCGCAACTTTGACGATTGGCTGGCCGCCCTCCCCTTGTTCGATCAATACGGCGTCAAGGCCACCTTCTTCATCAGCGGCCCCATCGATGAAAAGGCCCTGGCCGCCTGCCGCCAACTCATCGCCCACGGCCACGCCATCGGCTCCCACAGCGTGCATCATCTCAAAGCCGTGGATTATGTGCGGGAGCATTCCATCGAAGACTACCTTCGCCACGAAGTTCAACCGCAGCTCGATGCCTGGCAGGCTGCGGGCATCTCCGTGACCTCGTTTGCCTTTCCCAGCAGCAGTAGCGATGCCGCCACCGAAACCGCCTTGCTCAAAATCTTCCGTCACCTGCGCATCGGCGGCCCCATGGCCCCGGGAGACCGCCTCAGCGACCGCGATCCCTTCTTCACCCCCATCGCCCAAGTTCCCACCCGTGGGGCTCTGCCCTCCAAAGGCATTGACTACGCCCCCACCCGCGAAGACCGCACCTACGACCAGCTCGACGCCGCCCTCACCCGCACCGCCACTCGGGGCGAGATCCTCACCCTCTACGCCCACGGCATCCGTAACATCGGCGGCAAAGGCCACTTCATCACCCCCCAGGCCCTCGAACACCTCTTCCTCAAAGCCCGCGAGCTGAAGCTAGCGTTTTACACCTTTGATCAATTGCCGGAGGTCTTGGAGCCATAA